A stretch of Treponema vincentii F0403 DNA encodes these proteins:
- a CDS encoding DUF5723 family protein, whose protein sequence is MKKKCLILVCMVIGALAAFGQTTATDNGTQKDILQPVEMNEPTQRTKRLPLSMHTGLVISGTAANNMFSVMDFFKPKSDTNPQLVIDFNELSAKTIKSGIHAGVLVDFDWFFQFTVLGEHTVKFSTTINADGWANVSKSLLDLIAQGNTANADGKPITGSLNAKINAFADTGVMYQLKKPNYGFSARLAYFIPLAYMSNPQAAFTLSPNNSGSGIDGLTIEAEGTANIYGHLPAMAASRGLSVADLFKDWGLDLSLAGSYTPTNWVTVTGGVSYLPLKSVEMTTGIRNHFKFKGTVDNILKTMTGKSMDGKGIIDLDKDNTTELLKTDLPPTKIMRPCKIQIGADFRPFRNDYLILSPFFAFPVINAKPYYVDGGLKIESRFARALGVYLDSRYIERIWRHELCLFVDSRWFSFQLAASVASQDFKRTFTTLSGVGVKFGIGIGF, encoded by the coding sequence ATGAAAAAAAAGTGCCTTATTTTAGTATGTATGGTGATTGGAGCGTTGGCAGCTTTCGGGCAGACTACCGCAACTGATAATGGAACGCAAAAAGATATCTTACAGCCGGTCGAAATGAATGAGCCGACGCAGCGGACTAAGCGGCTTCCGCTTTCGATGCATACGGGATTGGTTATTTCGGGAACTGCTGCTAATAATATGTTTTCAGTGATGGATTTTTTTAAACCGAAATCTGATACCAATCCGCAGCTTGTTATCGATTTTAATGAACTTTCGGCAAAGACGATAAAGTCGGGTATTCATGCAGGCGTTTTAGTTGACTTTGATTGGTTCTTTCAATTCACAGTGCTGGGAGAGCATACGGTAAAATTTTCCACTACAATTAATGCGGATGGATGGGCAAATGTCTCAAAAAGCTTGCTCGATCTTATTGCACAAGGCAATACGGCGAATGCAGACGGAAAGCCAATCACGGGCTCCCTCAATGCAAAGATCAATGCTTTTGCCGATACGGGCGTTATGTATCAGCTGAAAAAGCCGAATTACGGCTTTTCTGCGCGGCTTGCATATTTTATTCCGCTTGCATATATGTCGAACCCGCAAGCGGCATTTACTCTATCGCCTAACAACAGCGGCAGCGGTATTGACGGGCTAACTATCGAAGCCGAAGGTACCGCAAATATTTACGGGCATTTGCCGGCAATGGCAGCGAGTAGAGGACTTTCCGTTGCAGACCTCTTTAAAGATTGGGGGCTTGATTTAAGTTTGGCCGGGTCATATACCCCGACAAATTGGGTTACCGTTACCGGCGGAGTAAGTTATTTGCCTCTTAAAAGCGTAGAAATGACTACGGGTATACGGAACCATTTTAAGTTTAAAGGGACGGTTGATAATATTCTGAAAACTATGACCGGTAAAAGTATGGACGGTAAAGGTATTATTGATTTAGATAAGGATAATACAACCGAACTACTGAAAACCGACCTTCCCCCGACAAAGATTATGCGTCCGTGTAAAATTCAAATAGGAGCGGATTTTAGACCGTTCCGAAATGATTACCTAATCTTATCGCCGTTCTTTGCATTTCCGGTCATTAATGCAAAGCCCTACTATGTGGATGGCGGTTTGAAAATTGAAAGCCGTTTTGCAAGAGCGCTCGGCGTATATTTGGACAGCCGGTATATTGAACGGATATGGCGGCACGAACTATGTCTTTTTGTAGATTCACGCTGGTTCTCCTTCCAGCTTGCCGCATCGGTTGCCTCGCAGGACTTTAAACGGACATTTACTACACTGTCCGGGGTTGGGGTAAAGTTCGGTATTGGTATCGGTTTCTAG
- the prs gene encoding ribose-phosphate diphosphokinase — MIYSGSANLAILACPGGEHFADAVIQHLKHIYVEKLNRKIDKLTKRYNLQREHLIRDINFYNDLISSGLYENNDIEKIRIPRFKVNARFTYFMNGEFKTEILECIRGKNVFIFQDVENHYPLSVNEGKNQHVFSVNDHLMSMMVTIDAVRYAGAAHITLVVPVYPYSRQHKKKGREGLTASMLGHFYETLGVDQIITLDIHSREIENSFHSARIENLHASYQIIRELTKIENLADPNAEFVIVAPDSGAVDRNKFYSSGLKKPLAMIYKERDYSVVTQNAKQTNIVNINLLGDVNGKTAFLADDMLGTGGTLLKAMEFLKSKGAKKVIAAVSLPFFTGDAIQLFDEAYKKGHFYRIIGTNAVYHEELLKKEWYISTDVSGLFAQAISRLHHNQSLSGLLDNRDIIERMLHASDPNGQHKTDNKQN; from the coding sequence ATGATATACTCCGGTTCTGCGAATTTGGCAATTCTGGCGTGTCCGGGCGGTGAACATTTTGCCGATGCCGTAATTCAGCATTTAAAGCATATTTATGTAGAAAAACTTAATAGAAAAATAGATAAGTTAACAAAACGGTATAATTTACAAAGAGAACACCTTATTCGCGACATCAACTTTTACAACGACCTTATTTCTTCCGGTTTATATGAAAATAACGATATTGAAAAAATCCGCATTCCGCGGTTTAAAGTTAATGCCCGTTTTACCTATTTTATGAACGGCGAATTTAAAACTGAAATATTGGAATGCATCCGCGGAAAAAATGTCTTTATTTTTCAGGATGTAGAAAACCATTATCCCCTTTCGGTGAACGAAGGTAAAAATCAACACGTTTTTTCGGTGAACGACCACCTCATGTCGATGATGGTAACTATCGATGCCGTACGGTATGCCGGCGCAGCTCATATTACGCTTGTGGTTCCCGTATATCCGTATAGCCGGCAGCACAAAAAGAAGGGACGTGAAGGCTTGACCGCCAGTATGCTGGGGCATTTCTATGAAACGCTCGGTGTCGATCAGATTATCACGTTGGATATCCACTCTCGCGAAATTGAAAATTCCTTCCATAGTGCCCGTATTGAAAATCTCCATGCAAGTTATCAGATTATTCGGGAACTTACAAAAATCGAAAACCTTGCCGATCCAAACGCAGAGTTTGTAATTGTGGCTCCCGACAGCGGTGCGGTAGACCGGAATAAATTCTATTCCAGCGGCTTAAAAAAACCGCTTGCAATGATTTACAAAGAGCGGGATTATTCCGTTGTTACTCAGAATGCAAAGCAAACGAATATTGTAAATATCAATTTATTAGGCGATGTCAACGGAAAGACGGCATTCCTTGCCGATGATATGCTCGGGACGGGAGGAACGCTGTTAAAGGCGATGGAGTTCCTCAAAAGCAAGGGTGCAAAAAAGGTTATTGCGGCTGTGAGTTTGCCGTTTTTTACCGGCGATGCAATCCAACTTTTTGACGAGGCATATAAAAAAGGTCATTTCTACCGCATCATCGGCACTAATGCGGTATACCACGAAGAATTACTCAAGAAGGAATGGTATATTTCTACCGATGTTTCAGGCCTGTTTGCGCAGGCTATTTCGCGGCTGCATCATAATCAATCTTTAAGCGGCTTGTTGGATAATAGAGATATTATTGAGCGGATGCTGCACGCCTCGGATCCGAACGGACAGCATAAGACGGATAATAAGCAGAACTAA
- the creD gene encoding cell envelope integrity protein CreD, with translation MEIKQSTDTTVAGMLKKSLFPHQAAWIKPVIIFIMMLLLLIPLAFIRSLVNDRERYQRTAEASIMEPVGGEPVIEGLVLAVPYDELVEYTDSSGKVIKKGKKTDYILTVPETYNLVTQIDPYRLSRGIFTVPVFNGDLAVTASFSGFQFSQFNIAEKNIRYKDAVLILGIKDKKTLTAYPALYGNGKPLLEALTVPAGASPFRNAVYYMMSEDVVRSGFSIEGSVSIQGGKSLCIVPLAADNSFAVQSTWSAPSFSGGWLPKNRTLDDSGFTADWRISGLSTVFPRSWRAQDFDLAKDTDVYDEYGGYTAKSTSEFRSSPETVKIGFITPINHYSQVKRCITYALLFLAVPFLAIFLCELWSAVRIHPIQYFLIGIADVLFYLLLLSFSEHVAFNLSYLIATAGVCTVVGFYTAAIFKQIRWGVLLTAVQAVSYFLLFGILQSEDYALLIGSIGIFCVVALLMFLTRRVDWYSSRFASVHTHQEDADRGTPQRAITGKLSSGDIE, from the coding sequence ATGGAAATAAAACAATCGACGGATACGACTGTTGCAGGAATGCTTAAAAAATCGCTGTTTCCTCATCAGGCGGCATGGATAAAACCCGTAATCATCTTTATTATGATGCTGCTATTGCTTATTCCTCTTGCGTTTATCCGTTCGCTTGTCAACGATCGGGAACGATATCAACGGACTGCCGAAGCGTCCATCATGGAACCGGTGGGAGGTGAACCTGTTATCGAGGGACTCGTGCTCGCCGTGCCGTATGACGAATTGGTCGAATATACGGATTCTTCCGGGAAGGTTATCAAAAAGGGAAAAAAAACGGACTATATCCTCACGGTTCCTGAAACATATAATCTGGTAACACAGATTGATCCTTATCGCCTTTCGCGGGGTATATTTACCGTACCCGTTTTTAACGGCGATCTTGCGGTAACCGCCTCATTCTCCGGTTTCCAATTTAGTCAATTCAATATCGCGGAAAAAAATATCCGTTATAAGGATGCGGTGCTTATCCTTGGAATAAAAGATAAAAAGACATTAACCGCTTATCCTGCGCTTTATGGGAACGGTAAACCGCTGCTTGAAGCACTGACTGTTCCTGCAGGAGCCTCTCCTTTTCGCAATGCCGTTTATTACATGATGTCGGAAGATGTCGTGCGTTCCGGTTTTTCGATAGAGGGTTCCGTTTCCATCCAAGGGGGTAAAAGCCTGTGTATCGTACCCCTTGCTGCGGATAACAGCTTTGCAGTGCAGTCGACATGGTCTGCGCCCAGTTTTTCGGGGGGATGGCTGCCGAAGAACCGTACGCTCGACGATTCGGGGTTCACCGCCGACTGGCGTATTTCCGGTTTAAGCACGGTATTTCCCCGCAGCTGGAGAGCTCAAGATTTCGACCTAGCCAAAGATACGGATGTGTACGATGAATATGGCGGGTATACTGCAAAATCGACATCGGAGTTCCGAAGCTCGCCTGAAACGGTAAAAATCGGTTTTATCACTCCCATTAATCATTATTCGCAAGTAAAGCGGTGTATTACGTATGCGCTCCTCTTTTTGGCGGTACCGTTTTTAGCGATATTTTTATGCGAATTGTGGAGTGCCGTGCGGATTCACCCTATTCAGTATTTCCTTATCGGAATTGCCGATGTGTTATTTTACCTGTTGCTCCTGTCTTTTTCCGAGCATGTTGCATTTAACTTGAGCTATTTGATTGCCACTGCCGGTGTGTGTACCGTTGTCGGGTTCTATACCGCTGCAATTTTTAAGCAAATCCGTTGGGGCGTTTTGTTGACGGCGGTGCAAGCGGTATCCTATTTCTTGCTGTTCGGGATTTTGCAATCGGAAGATTATGCGCTGCTGATCGGCAGTATCGGTATCTTCTGCGTTGTTGCGCTGCTGATGTTCCTGACGCGGCGGGTTGACTGGTATAGTTCCCGCTTTGCTTCCGTACATACTCATCAGGAAGATGCCGACCGGGGAACGCCTCAAAGAGCAATTACCGGCAAGCTTTCGTCCGGCGATATCGAATAA
- a CDS encoding FGGY-family carbohydrate kinase, translated as MHHGIFCADIGTSSLKAAFVTEDGTVLKFTRLPFPHPAQAVDWVQAFFATWRTLPADYAVEAVCISGNGPSIVAVPQTYRAPGVSTNTAGSLSAAVPSAGGINRADLINGIIEAAKHDTLFLWNEPMPQGITVSAIPAGASLFLPRIAAFHAKYPDIFANAARLFSGPEYLSYLLTGAAVTSLPDPRYEAAYWRQEDLTRVAETFLHIDAGRLTGLLPPFVTAGMVIGRFCGIPVIAGVPDFIAALIGTGTLTAGTACDRAGSSEGLNVCIPQPCRAEKTLLLPSVIPDLWNLSSVIPSSGAAFSAFLVSHGFLGNDYIAALERITEEPFVASGAYPETFAGQGRAFVEGLAFRIRRGCDALEQTSGFRPVYTLSGGQAHNTLWCQMKADITGRTFALPYFADGELIGDAALALYGLGNDKGRGENLALIAQRLIRIKRYYEPDAALAHRYTEKFLSHSETA; from the coding sequence ATGCATCACGGTATTTTCTGTGCGGATATCGGGACGTCGTCGTTAAAGGCGGCGTTTGTTACCGAGGATGGAACGGTACTCAAGTTTACACGCTTGCCGTTCCCGCATCCCGCTCAAGCGGTAGATTGGGTTCAAGCCTTTTTTGCCACATGGCGCACGCTACCGGCGGATTATGCGGTAGAAGCGGTATGTATTTCGGGAAACGGCCCCTCGATTGTCGCCGTGCCTCAAACATACCGAGCACCGGGAGTAAGTACAAACACCGCGGGTTCACTGTCCGCGGCTGTTCCGTCCGCCGGCGGTATAAACCGTGCTGACCTTATTAACGGTATTATTGAAGCGGCAAAACACGACACGTTGTTTTTGTGGAATGAGCCGATGCCGCAGGGTATTACCGTTTCGGCTATACCGGCGGGCGCTTCGCTTTTTTTGCCGCGGATAGCGGCCTTCCATGCAAAATATCCCGATATATTCGCTAATGCCGCGCGGCTTTTTTCCGGGCCGGAATATCTCTCCTACCTTTTGACCGGCGCCGCCGTAACGAGCCTCCCCGATCCGCGCTACGAAGCGGCGTATTGGCGCCAAGAAGATCTTACCCGCGTTGCGGAAACGTTCCTGCATATCGACGCCGGCCGGCTTACCGGTTTGCTGCCGCCGTTTGTAACCGCCGGCATGGTGATCGGCCGCTTTTGCGGTATCCCCGTAATTGCAGGCGTCCCCGATTTTATCGCGGCGCTTATCGGAACGGGCACGCTGACGGCAGGCACCGCTTGCGACCGCGCCGGTTCAAGCGAGGGGCTTAATGTCTGCATCCCGCAGCCGTGCCGCGCCGAAAAAACGCTGCTGTTGCCGTCGGTTATTCCCGATTTATGGAATCTTTCATCCGTTATTCCGTCCTCCGGCGCTGCGTTTTCCGCATTTTTGGTTTCTCACGGGTTTTTAGGCAACGATTATATCGCCGCGCTGGAGCGGATTACGGAAGAACCTTTTGTTGCGTCGGGTGCATACCCCGAAACCTTTGCAGGGCAGGGGCGTGCCTTTGTAGAGGGGCTCGCGTTCCGTATCCGGCGCGGTTGCGATGCGTTGGAACAAACTTCCGGGTTTCGCCCTGTGTATACGCTGTCCGGCGGGCAGGCGCACAATACGCTTTGGTGCCAAATGAAAGCAGATATAACCGGCAGAACCTTTGCGCTTCCCTATTTTGCCGACGGAGAGCTGATCGGCGATGCTGCGTTGGCTCTCTACGGACTCGGCAACGATAAAGGCAGGGGAGAGAATCTCGCTTTGATTGCGCAGCGACTTATCCGCATCAAGCGGTACTACGAACCGGATGCAGCGCTTGCACACCGGTATACGGAAAAATTCTTATCGCATTCCGAAACGGCATAA
- a CDS encoding fructose-bisphosphatase class III yields the protein MKSIPAEILQQNIKYLDLLSRSFPNVTAAVEEVVNLKAILNLPKGTEHFLTDIHGEAEAFNHVMQNASGAIRRKVSEELSSTVSTDDLEELTTLIYYPREKLELIKAEKKANLTNWYELTIYRLVRVARATASKYTRSKVRKLLPKNFAYIMEELLQEDEHRFNKKDYYSEIIKSLVEYGRADLFIIELSEVIKKCTIDHLHIIGDIFDRGPSPHKVMDTLMAQNSLDIQWGNHDILWMGAAAGCRACVATAIRIALRYSNIDAIEDGYGISLLPLVSFAQHVYKDDPCTRFMPKVNDKKPFDVDAELLAKMHKAISIIQFKVEENIIEQNPAYNMEHRRLLRTLNPTAGTVEIEGKTYPLNDTSFPTIDPAHQTALTGEEQHLIDTLTNTFATSEKLKQHVRFLYAKGSMYRRYNDNLLFHACLLLNEDGSFKQKEIDGAVYYGRSLMDKYDQMAREAYFSGQNADFLWFLWCNQDSTLFGKTKMTTFERYFIDDKETHKEPSSPYYKLMEQDDGTLAARILKEFGLSGNAHIVNGHTPVKVAKGESPIKAGGKLLVIDGGFSKAYQKTTGIAGYTLTYNSYGMTLISHHPFESVDKVLREGFDIESTKEVIETLVERKRVADTDTGADMKEKINNLEMLISAYNKGILKQQD from the coding sequence ATGAAAAGTATACCGGCAGAAATCTTACAGCAGAATATAAAGTATTTGGATTTACTATCCCGCTCGTTCCCCAATGTTACGGCAGCGGTTGAAGAAGTGGTCAACCTTAAAGCCATCCTGAATTTACCGAAAGGCACCGAGCATTTTTTAACCGATATACACGGAGAAGCGGAAGCATTTAACCATGTAATGCAGAATGCTTCGGGCGCTATCCGCCGGAAAGTCTCCGAAGAACTCAGCTCAACGGTTAGCACCGACGATTTGGAAGAACTGACAACGCTTATCTACTATCCGAGGGAAAAACTCGAACTGATCAAAGCGGAAAAAAAGGCTAACCTAACAAACTGGTACGAGCTGACCATTTACCGACTGGTGCGGGTTGCGCGGGCGACTGCCTCAAAGTATACGCGGTCGAAGGTTCGGAAATTGCTGCCTAAAAATTTCGCTTACATAATGGAAGAATTGCTGCAGGAAGATGAGCACCGCTTTAACAAGAAGGATTATTACAGCGAAATCATTAAAAGCCTTGTGGAATACGGGCGGGCGGATTTATTCATCATAGAGCTGTCGGAGGTGATAAAAAAATGTACCATCGATCACCTGCATATTATCGGCGACATATTCGACAGAGGTCCGTCCCCGCACAAGGTGATGGATACGCTGATGGCGCAAAACAGCCTTGATATCCAGTGGGGAAACCACGACATCCTATGGATGGGGGCTGCAGCAGGGTGCCGCGCATGTGTTGCAACGGCCATACGGATTGCGCTCCGTTATTCCAACATCGACGCTATCGAGGACGGATACGGAATTAGTCTTTTGCCGCTGGTAAGCTTTGCCCAGCATGTCTATAAAGACGACCCTTGCACGCGGTTCATGCCCAAAGTAAACGATAAAAAGCCTTTCGACGTCGACGCGGAGCTGCTGGCAAAAATGCATAAGGCAATCAGTATCATTCAATTCAAAGTTGAAGAGAACATCATCGAGCAAAATCCTGCGTATAATATGGAACACCGGCGGCTGTTGCGGACGCTCAACCCTACTGCAGGTACCGTCGAAATTGAAGGAAAGACATATCCGCTCAACGACACCTCGTTCCCGACTATCGATCCCGCCCATCAAACGGCGCTTACCGGCGAAGAACAGCATCTTATCGATACGTTGACCAACACATTTGCTACGAGCGAAAAGCTCAAGCAGCATGTACGGTTTTTGTACGCAAAGGGGAGCATGTACCGGCGCTATAACGATAACCTCCTTTTCCATGCCTGCCTTTTATTGAACGAGGACGGCAGCTTTAAGCAAAAAGAGATAGACGGGGCAGTATATTACGGTAGAAGCCTGATGGATAAGTACGACCAAATGGCGCGGGAAGCATATTTTTCCGGGCAAAATGCGGACTTTCTGTGGTTCCTCTGGTGCAATCAGGATTCGACGCTGTTCGGCAAAACAAAGATGACCACTTTTGAGCGCTACTTTATCGACGATAAGGAAACGCACAAAGAACCGTCTTCGCCGTACTATAAGCTGATGGAGCAGGATGACGGCACGCTTGCCGCGCGGATACTGAAAGAATTCGGCTTAAGCGGTAACGCGCACATCGTCAACGGACACACGCCGGTCAAAGTCGCAAAAGGCGAAAGCCCGATTAAAGCGGGCGGCAAGCTTTTGGTTATCGACGGCGGATTTTCCAAAGCCTACCAAAAGACCACCGGCATTGCAGGCTACACACTCACCTATAACTCCTATGGGATGACGCTCATCAGTCATCATCCGTTTGAATCCGTGGACAAGGTTTTACGCGAGGGTTTCGACATTGAATCTACCAAAGAAGTGATTGAAACCTTGGTTGAACGGAAGCGGGTTGCAGACACCGACACCGGAGCCGATATGAAGGAAAAAATCAATAACTTGGAAATGCTGATTAGCGCCTACAACAAGGGAATTTTAAAACAGCAGGATTAA